The Malus domestica chromosome 10, GDT2T_hap1 nucleotide sequence CAACCTTCATATCCCAAGTTCCTATAAAAACAATTTGGGCTACCTTTGTGTAAGAGGGGCTTTAAGTTCCTTAAGATTGCCAAGGGCTTCACAACAAAACCAAACCCATCTGCGCCAAGGTCACAATGGTAATTTAGCACAACTAGGGTTTCGATTCTTTCTCCTCACTACTGTTTAAACCAGCTTCTGAAGTCACCTAGGCACGCCTCGGGGCTCatttttaaaacactaagaCTAAGACTCAATTAATTAAAATCTGACTCTAGCAAATGACTTATTAGTTACAAACTCACATAAgcataaattacaaataaatatactaattgtcaACACTTATAATAGTCATTACAATTATAATATGTTAACACTTATAATGTGTTTAGGAAGACCTCTGAATAagttaaattaataattaaaatatatggtttgtttggtttggtttgatttttaaattgtattttattttattcttgatCAAAACCAAATCAACCGCCCAAAACAGTTTGAATCGATCAATTTGATGCTACCCCTACAAGCTATACAATGAGTCAGTCATGATAGTTATCAAACCCATCATGCATTTGAGTCAAagctaaaatttcaaatttacaaGTGTAAATAGTTTGATACCTTTACAAGCTATACAACGACCACACTTCTAATAGTTTTGTTTGTTCATGTTCCACATTACAATCACTACCATTAAGTGTGCGAGTTCAAAATAATGCTTTACTTCTTTCAATATTAAGAAGAGAAATACCATAAACTAGATGAgccaacgatgatgcctcagatGGCTTGAACGAGCATGCATTTTTTCCGCCATGGAGATGAGCAAACTTTCAAATTCAACAGAAAGATTTTTAGATTCAGGTAACTCTTACACAAAAATTGACACCCAATTGAGCGCCTTAGGTGCACCTTAGCCACGTTTAGGCGAGTTTTCGCCTACTCTCATTGGGCAAATGCGATTTCACCGCCCCTGCATCCGAAGTTGCCTAGGCACGCCTAGGGGctcatttttaaaacattgactAAAAATAAGATTCAATTAACTAAAATCTGACGCTAGCAAATGACTTAATAGTTACAAACTCGCATAAgcataaattacaaataaatatactaattgtcaACACTTATAATAGTCATTACAATTATAATATGTTGACACTTATAATGTGTTTAGGAAGACCTctgaataaattaaattaataattaaaatatatggtttgtttggtttgtttttatttttaaattgtattttattttattcttgatCAAAACCAAATCAACCGCCCAAAACAGTTTGAATCGATCAATTTGATGCTACCCCTACAAGCTATACAACGAGTCAGTCATGATAGTTATCAAACTCGTCATGCATTTGAGTCAAagctaaaatttcaaatttacaagtgaaaatagTTTGATACCTCTACGAGCTATACAACGACCACACCTCTAATAGTTTTGTTTGTTCGTGTTCCAAATTACAATCATTACCATTGAGTGTGCAAGTTCAAAATAACGCTTTACTTTTTTCGATATTAAGAAGAGAAATACCATAAACTATATGAGCCAACGGTGATGCCGCAAATGGCTTGGACAAGCATGCATTTTTTCCGCCATGGAGATGAGCAAACTTTCAAATTTAACAAAAAGATTTTTAGATTCAGGTAACTCTTACACAAAAATTGACGCCCAATTAAGCGCCTTAGGTGCACCTTAGCCACGTTTAGCGAGTTTTTGCCTACTCTCATTGGACAGATGCAATTTCATCACCTCGCATTCAAAGTCGCCTAGGCACGCCTCGGGGCTCATTTTTTAAAACACTGACTAAGACTAAGATTCAATTAACTAAAATCTGACGCTAGCAAATGACTTATTAGTTACAAACTCACATACGCATAAGATacaaataaatattttaattgttaatagtcATTACAATTATAATATGTTGACACTTATaatgtgtaacatcccacattgcccgacgagagagggggtgatgtgctttatatgtacatgcccacctctatATAGCACGAGACATTTGGAAACTCACTGGTTTTTTgtttcatcggaactccgaagttaagcgagttcgggcgagagcattctcaggatgggtgaccccatgggaagttctcgtgtgggttcccaaaaacaaaactgtgagggtgtgGCCGGGGTCCAAAgaagacaatatcgtgctacggcggagtcgagattgggatgtgacaaaatggtatcagagccactttgccgtgtggtgcgagtgtaccgacgaggacgtcgggcccttaaggggggtggattgtaacatcccacatcgcccgacggagagggggtgatgtaccttatatgtacatgcccaccttcaTATAACACGAggttttttgggaactcactggcttctgGTTCCATCAGGAattcgaagttaagtgagttcgggttagagcatttccaggatgggtgatcccctatgaagttctcgtgtgagttcccataaacaaaatttGTGAAGTTCTCATTACAATTATAATATGTTGACACTTATAATGTGTTTAGGAAGACCTctgaataaattaaattaataattaaaatatatggtttgtttggtttggtttgatttttaaattgtattttattttattcttgatCAGAACCAAATTAACCGTCCAAAACAGTTTGAATCGATCAATTTGATGCTACCCCTACAAGCTATACAATGAGTCAGTCGTGATAGTTATCAAACTCGTCATGCATTTGAGTCAAagctaaaatttcaaatttacaagtgaaaatagTTTGATACCTCTACGAGCTATACAACGACCACACTTCTAATAGTTTTGTTTGTTCGTGTTCCACGTTGCAATCATTACCAAGTGTGCGAGTTCAAAATAACACTTTACTTCTTTCGATATTAAGAAAAGAAATACCATAAACTAGATGAGCCAACGGTGATGCCGCAGATGGCTTGGACGAGTGTGCCTTTTTGCCGCCATGGAGATGAGCCAACGGTAGTTTCCTTCTCAGCTAAGTTGTGTTTTATGTATGTTTGTGCCGCCTAACGATTTGTGTGGCCTTGCTTCTTAGTGATGTATattttttgggctattttctaCTTTCTCTTTAAATATTATAGCTTaggaaaatttgaaatcaaaccCTTATAAATGAAGGACAATTCTTTTACAATAACTTAAAGTGTTTACAGTGCTTATTCAAAATTCGCTCAAATTTTTATCAATGATTAGtttaaaaaacattttcatcataAGCGCTGACGCTACCATAATGATAACTTGattaattctttttgtttttgaaattataatttatttagttCAAAAATGTAGAATTATACTTGCAGTCTCGAGTTTGAATCTCTCTCTTTAGTAGTGATATTGACCTTTTtgaactattattttaattttaaaagctTCTAAATAAATTTAGACGTATAAAGTTCTAAACAATAAACTTatatataactcgttttgatgtacttttaaaatgactgaaagcatttttgaagaaaatatttttgggttccaatgagaagcaccagttatgtgtttcttcaagaaagcatttaagtgtttttttccAAGATTTATTACCATTTTTACCAAGgactaatttaaaaaatattttcatcaaaaatattttcagtcattttaaaatcacatcaaaacgaGATCATAATAATTCAGTCCACTTATAGAGTAGGGGTGGTTACATATCTTATTAAGTTGGAAATTTCAGGAGAAGTTGCGTCCGCAAAATCCCCAACAACAATGGAGATTAGTTCGCCTACTTCCGGAGGCCGGACTGAACCGCTTCCGGTCTCACAAGACGACACCGTACAGCCGGACGGAAACACACCGTGGAGACTCGATGTTAAGGAGTTCCGGCTGCCCCAGCAGAGCGGTACTAGTGGTGACGACCATGACAGTGGACGGAGTCGTTTCGCTTTCCGTCGCCTCTGCGCCCCCAGTAAGGGTTCTGTTCGTCGTTTTCTTTCTTACCTGTTTCCTTCTTTGTGTTTGTATTACATGCAATGTTAGTAATCTTGGTCGTATTAAGTAAAGATTGAATCGTGGGGTTTATGATTTATCTGCaaaactcactttgttcttgggCTCTTTGGTGAATTggtgttaattatttttcttaatgcATAATTTTAAGAGGATTCAAACTTGAAAGATTAAAACTTTTTGGAAGATTTGGATTGTGTGCAGAAAATAAAAACAGGGTTgttctgttctttttttttttttgcctttttgGAAAGGATAGTGGGTCAATttcattaccaaacacaaaGGAACAATACAAGGTCTAAAGATAGAGaagcataaacaaaaacaaaacaggcCCAAAAGACCCAACAAACAGTAAAGGCCCAAGCTCTACAATACGACAAAAGAAAACCAAAGCTTCCCTTGCAGCATCCGCCGCCGAGCATCCCTACCAGCACAAACCCTCGACATCAACCAACCGACGCCTCACCGTTGCAACATCCAACCAGGGAGCACCTGTCCGAACACAGCCACACGGACGAGAACCAAGAACCATGTAAAGGAAGTCCGTGGGATTCCACGAGCAACACTGCCAACAAAGGCAGACAGTgagaaggtggtggtgttgaACACCCCGAGCCGGTGGGAACACCGGAACTCTACACACCATCTCGAAGTACAACAACAAATCGCGGTTTTGAAGCGGCTGCAGATCAGAGCAGAGATGAGCAAGGAGAAATGCCGATGGGGGTATGAAGAAATGGGGCAGATCGGAAAGGAGAGCAGGGGAAAAACAGCAAAAAGAAAGCACAACCACCGACCCCAGCCACAGCTAGGGTCGGCGGCATCGGGTTTGATCGGAAGTGGAACCCTCACACAAGCGGTGGTGAGAAAGGTCTCTCAAGCAGAGAGAATTAGTTTGGACCTAACCCAAGATTCTTGTTAAAGTGGAAAATCTTAAGAgtgaattaattaaagggtgattactAATTTTGGATGTTCAGTGTGTTATCTGCAATGActtgtcttttatattttggcatttgtagttTGCAATTTATATTATACTTTAAGTTTGAAATAATTTATTCTGTGCTTGGGGAGATCATCGAAAGTTGAACGTTGTGATATTTTGACATGATTTAtaattcggttttttttttctttccaagttTGCAAGTCATGTACTTTTATTGACCTTGAACTTGTCTAATGAGTTCCTTTGCATATTTTTCGTGAATAATTTTGTGTTCAATCTGCAACTGGAACAAGAATGATGTTTAGCATGCTACGTGAAGCTATCACTGCTGAGGTTTTAGATGAACGCTGTCGAAATCCATCAAATTTTCCCATACTAATTGCTTGATATATTTTGTTGAACTTTATGGGCCTCATGTTGAATTAACCTGTAATGGTTTTATCAATAATGATAAATTTAGGACACTTTTGGCTTTTAAACTCAGGGAAAGAGTTCAAGGTTGAAGAATATTACAAGCAACAAGAAAGGCTTCTTGAAGGGTTCAGTGAGATGGAGACCATGACTGAAGAGGGTTGGTTGCCCGCAAGTCTTACAGAGGTTTGTTCAATTTGTATGTTATCCCTCTCTTTGTATTGAGATTTGGATATTCGAATTTTATTTTTCGtacttatttattttcagtttgtGGAATTAAATGCGTTGTAGTTATATTTTGAGGGGGAGGGCACAGAAGCTGCCAAGTCTTAGCAGTTTGTTAtccttgaattttattttctctacATTAGACATATAAGTGCACAAGTCTGGTTAATGAGTTGTTTCTCACAGCATGAAATTTCTTGGAATGACAAATTTCTCAATTAAACTCGTGTCTTTTGCATACATTTCTTCTCAGGATCAAATGAAGCAGCTAGCGAAGAGGGAGCGGATGGCAGTTCATGCATCAAACGTAGCTAATTTGCTTCTTTTTGCCGCAAAAGTTTATGCTTCAATTATGAGCAGATCATTGGCAGTTATTGCCTCTACCTTGGATTCCCTCTTGGATCTCTTATCTGGCTTTATTTTGTGGTTCACTGCTAATGCCATGAAAAATTCCAACCAGTTTCGCTATCCGATTGGGAAGAAACGTATGCAACCAGTGGTAAGTTATCAAGCTTGATAACAATTGtaattttggaaatagttgggtCTTCGTTCCCACAATGAGTGGATGAATTGGAGCTGCATATTTTCTGTGTTCTCCAATTGGATCTCTTGTCCGGCTTGATTCGCCATATTCTTATTTTTTgtgtgcgatggcaagtgccttcgcccatgagcggtaggtctcgggttcgagacttgggagcagcctctccataaatgggggtaaggctagccgacattcacctctcccagaccctgcgtaaagcgggagccttgtgcactgggtacgacctttatatcTTTAATTGTGTTTGATCATGCAGGGTATCATTGTCTTTGCATCTGTTATGGCTACTCTTGGACTGCAAATATTGATTGAGTGTGGTCGGGAACTCATCTCACAGGCAGGTGAcacctttttttatatttttcttcgcACTCCATCTTTGAAGTTGGACTAAGAAGACATCTGGCCAGGTTTCAGACTGTTTTATGGGTTCTGAGAAAGCTCTGATATGTTCCGGTGTTCCCTTTTAATTGTCTTCTATTATGTTTTTGTGGAAGCAAAACATTAGATTTTCAGTGTTATTTGGAACTGATATTTTGAATCTCAATCCTGGGGATGGTTTCTTAGCCTATTTCTGTCTGATCTTTTTTCTTCTGGCCGCAGTTGCTTCGTTATGTAAAAACAATTGTCTAATTATGTCCTCACATTTCACTTGCTGCATTCTAGCTAGTTTTTATGGTCATCCTAGTGCTGACAGTTAAAACTGGATTTCATGTAAATCAGAAACAACAGATAGGTCTATTTGACATCACTAGGTCGttttttcttcatcaaatgaaCGGAGTTCATGGTCCTATATGCAATTATTTGGTGTAAATATATGGTTACGTTGTAGATCTTAATTTAGCTTGTTTTGTAATTAATGTTGCTGCTGTATCCTTTGTATCATTTTGTGGGTGCAGTCACCGCCTGCAAAAATGAATCGTACGCAGGAGAATTGGATGATCGGCATCATGGTCTCAGTCACGGTAGTGAAGTTTGTGCTCATGGTCTACTGTCGTAGATTTAAGAATGAAATTGTACGGGCCTATGCACAAGACCATTTTTTCGATGTCATTACTAATTCAGTTGGTTTAGCAGCAGCAGTCCTAGCTGTCCGGTTCTTCTGGTGGATTGATCCTACTGGTGCTATTATAGTAAGTTCTTCATTTACCATTTTTGCTCCTGCTGATCTGCTGTACTTTTTAATCATTAATGTTAACTTCATTCtctagccgaccccacttagtgagaaaaggctttgttgttgttgttgtaatgttAACTTCATTCTCGAACACATTATGCAGATAGCACTATATACCATTAATACGTGGACAAAGACAGTCTTGGAGAATGTACATGCGCTAATTGGAAGAACAGCACCACCTGACTTTTTGGCAAAGTTGACATACTTGATATGGAACCACCACGAAGAGATCGAGCACATTGATACAGTGAGGGCGTACACATTTGGTTCCCATTACTTTGTGGAGGTTGACATTGTCTTGCCAGAAGACATGCTACTGAACAAAGCGCACAACATTGGCGAGACTCTCCAAGAGAAGCTTGAGCAACTCCCTGAAGTGGAACGGGCTTTTGTGCATATAGATTTTGAGTTCACTCACAGGCCGGAACACAAGAACAGTGTATGATAACGATGACAGCGGTAGTGAAGATGGTAGTAACTTGTAGAGCTATGTGCAGGCCGAAGTTTTTTAAATAAGCGCCGGGTTGTGCATTCATTTTGTTATTGCTATTTGCTTGTACAACCAATGTTTGTAGAACCTTTCCTCTGtggcttttatttttgtcaatagTGAGTATTTGCTCATTTCTTGGTGTCAGTTATATTATTTGATGAAGCAATCACTAACACACACCAACTATAATATGCTAAGCTCTTCCCAAATGTTTGAATAAAGGAGAAGTTTCTCGAGGCAAGAGTCACGCGGCCACAGATTGAATCCTAAAACGTTATTGCGTTTGGTTCTGTATCACATTCTCCGTTAGATTGCGTAACGGTTAAATTGTTACATCCAACAATTTATCCAGATGAAGAGGGAAAACTTGAGTCATTTATCTGCCTTCCCACGAGTGAAATCCCTCATTCAACCTCTTCGTTGCTTGCCAAACAAGCAGTAAACAACTCACAACACCTTCATGTCTCAGAGGTTCCTTGGAACACGAGAGCGTAACCTAAGGGCCAATTAATGTATCAAGTCACGCACGAAATGAATAAGGTTAGACACTATTTTCCGTTCTCTGAGTTTAATCGTTTGGAAATAATAAGAAAGACAACCAGTTAGGTGGCGTTTGGTTTGTTAGTAGGGGGGTTAACAACTTTGAAACACCCGTTATGCAAAAAATCTTCCGTACGACATAGTATGACAAAAAGGCATAACAAACATTTTAAAGAGGAATATCATCAAACCAAAGGAATAGCTACATGGAAGCAAACTAATCAAAGGAATACCAAAACTCATGAACCAACCTTCATATCCCAAGTTCCTATCAAAGCAATTTGGGCCACCATTGTGTAAGATGGGCTTTAGGTTCCTTGAGATTTCCATGGGCTTCACAACAAAACAAAGGTCACCATGGTAATTTGGCACAACTAGGGTTTCGATTCTTTCTCCTCACTAGTATTTAAACCCGCCTCCAGACTCACATCCATCATCACAGCAAAGCATACCTCCGGCCTCCTCCAACCCTGTGTctttctcttaatttttttttctcatttttgtgGTGATGAAATTGGCCCGTGATGTTTTGATATTGTATTGTCCGTACCATCCGAGATATTTTGGTATCTTTGATGATTCAATCACTAGCCTCTGAGGCCTCCTCTTACCCTTTTAATAAAGTATTTTAATTTGTCCAAATTTTTGGTAGTTTTTTGGCGAAGAGAGGCAGTGATGATTAAATCTGTGTACCATCAAACTTTGAGAGCTCTGGATTTCGGGCTTGTTGATGCCAACTTTACACTCTGagccttttttttattcataataTCTGAaatttttgtgttgatttgtgtGTTTTGTATTGTTTTTCTATTGGGTAATTGGGGTTATTGAGAAAGCATGGGAATTTGTTGGGTTGGGTGATTGGAAAGGCAACAAATTAGAGTCTCTGATTCGCTTGTTTCGATAGCGTAATTAGTGCTGTACGTTGCCGATAAGAAGATGGGAACTGAGATTCTGGCATTTGCCTTTTACTTCCATAAAGTTTATGCATTCAGATGTTCCCACATcctaattaaaaattcaaattaattgtaTTTGTGTAATTTTATTGGAAGAGTCTCTAATGTTCTAAATGCAGATTGTTTCCATGCTATTTGATTCTGGGTGTTTCAGCCAATTGGGTTGCTTCTGGCCCATTTGGTAAACTGTTAATTTGGAAATGTCTCCATCTTAGGTGGGTAACATTTTAATCTGAATCCTGTTTGGggattttttttggaatttttttgatgaatttgtttGAGTTGGAAGTGGGATCTGGCAAGAATGATGATTCAATTAGATGTGTGAAAAAAGGAGAAATCTTTTTTCATGAACTCAATTATTTGAGGCATTTGGATTTGTCTGACTTGCTTTCCATATCCATATAAAATTTGAAGTTAATTGTAGTTGGTGTTATTTAATTGGGGTTTTGGAAAGGCAACAAATTAGAGTCTCTGATGTTCTAAATGCAGTAGGGCTTTCAGTGCTGTACGTTGCCGAGATCGATTGATTGGGAGTTGAGATTCTggcattttcctttttctaagGTTTTATGCATTCAGATATTCCCACATTCCTTAACTTCACCTCAAAGTCCTAAAATTCTTAATTTTGtactcaaaattttaaaattaggaCACTAGCAATCGGGACTCGCAAGTCCTGGTCACCTTTGCTTCGGACTCAACCTACGAACGATTGTGATCTGCATTTGGCATTGAGAGTAGGTTGCCCATGGCCGTGATATGGACTACAGAACCCTGACACACGAAACTCAAACTTTATGCCTCGGTACCTCGGACTCTTAACCCTAAGACCGTAGCACCTTGGACTCCAACTTTAGGAGCAAAACTTAAATTTTGAATTCTAAACCCACTCTAATTTGCTCCCAAACTCTTAAGCGAAAGTTGAGTTGTAACTCAAAACTCATATTTGTCGTTTAGTGTTACGGTCTGgtagtatttttctttattgAGAAGTGAGATATCTTACGTTTTAATATTATAGATAGCAAATTCGATAACAAATTAGGTTACTCGGCTTATTTGAATGTATGTACTAAAAAAACTCAAAGCTCATTTTTTGATCAAATTTATGTCAGAATTTCCGCATGAGTTGGTGAGTAGCCCATCAataatgtgtattttttttagatttataattataaattaattgaacTTAACGGTTAAGATTTAATATGATCAAGTTCAacggttaaaaaataaaatttgaatggTCTAAATTAAATCCAATGGTCTAAACAATTAAAACAAAT carries:
- the LOC114819141 gene encoding metal tolerance protein 9 isoform X1, with protein sequence MEISSPTSGGRTEPLPVSQDDTVQPDGNTPWRLDVKEFRLPQQSGTSGDDHDSGRSRFAFRRLCAPRKEFKVEEYYKQQERLLEGFSEMETMTEEGWLPASLTEDQMKQLAKRERMAVHASNVANLLLFAAKVYASIMSRSLAVIASTLDSLLDLLSGFILWFTANAMKNSNQFRYPIGKKRMQPVGIIVFASVMATLGLQILIECGRELISQSPPAKMNRTQENWMIGIMVSVTVVKFVLMVYCRRFKNEIVRAYAQDHFFDVITNSVGLAAAVLAVRFFWWIDPTGAIIIALYTINTWTKTVLENVHALIGRTAPPDFLAKLTYLIWNHHEEIEHIDTVRAYTFGSHYFVEVDIVLPEDMLLNKAHNIGETLQEKLEQLPEVERAFVHIDFEFTHRPEHKNSV
- the LOC114819141 gene encoding metal tolerance protein 10 isoform X2, yielding METMTEEGWLPASLTEDQMKQLAKRERMAVHASNVANLLLFAAKVYASIMSRSLAVIASTLDSLLDLLSGFILWFTANAMKNSNQFRYPIGKKRMQPVGIIVFASVMATLGLQILIECGRELISQSPPAKMNRTQENWMIGIMVSVTVVKFVLMVYCRRFKNEIVRAYAQDHFFDVITNSVGLAAAVLAVRFFWWIDPTGAIIIALYTINTWTKTVLENVHALIGRTAPPDFLAKLTYLIWNHHEEIEHIDTVRAYTFGSHYFVEVDIVLPEDMLLNKAHNIGETLQEKLEQLPEVERAFVHIDFEFTHRPEHKNSV